From Deinococcus aquaticus, one genomic window encodes:
- a CDS encoding 2-phosphoglycerate kinase encodes MSQPELRIGTARHAFPFSRGLLVESLVNAGADASVAAAAARRIEQQLRLARRTLVSPAELQALMAEVAHDLAGPETAQETARQTPAFVDIIVTARKGNLPFSRGVLARTLEDAGLSGKDAYATASSVDVKLRRQGVRTLSAEAIDRLTEDALAEHYGEHLRLTYRYLQHNRGKLGVISGGSEVPGPFSKGILVQSMLAAGVPPDVARKVARVTQRDLRGSEDRVVRRAAIREKVEALLRDEVGPDVSARYRLLRVIRRPPRPVIVLLGGVSGTGKSFLAAEIAYRLGITRVVSTDSIREVMRAMVSPALIPTLHASTFSAWEALLPPGAPRPEHPSRETLIAGFRDQVQQVSVGLSAVVERSVQEGTSLVLEGVHLVPGYLQAGSFSGALVVPMLVTLPDAEEHQRHFESRNDETGASRPLHRYMRYFHEIRAMQDELETLAAAYDVPLLDGLTLDESAEQAVDVVLRRVMIALTPAERRNLLGEDAEDTYLESREPT; translated from the coding sequence ATGAGTCAGCCGGAACTGCGGATCGGCACGGCCCGGCACGCCTTCCCGTTCAGCCGGGGCCTGCTGGTCGAGTCGCTCGTGAACGCCGGAGCAGACGCCAGCGTCGCGGCCGCCGCCGCGCGCCGCATCGAGCAGCAACTGCGGCTGGCGCGGCGCACGCTGGTCAGCCCCGCCGAGTTGCAGGCCCTGATGGCCGAGGTCGCCCATGACCTCGCCGGACCCGAAACGGCGCAGGAAACGGCGCGGCAGACCCCGGCGTTCGTGGACATCATCGTCACGGCCCGCAAGGGCAACCTGCCGTTCAGCCGGGGCGTCCTGGCCCGCACTCTGGAAGACGCCGGACTGTCCGGCAAGGACGCCTACGCCACCGCCAGCAGCGTGGACGTCAAACTGCGCCGCCAGGGCGTGCGGACCCTGAGCGCCGAGGCCATCGACCGCCTGACCGAGGACGCCCTGGCCGAACATTACGGCGAGCACCTGCGCCTCACCTACCGCTACCTGCAACACAACCGGGGCAAGCTGGGCGTCATCAGTGGCGGCAGCGAGGTGCCGGGCCCGTTCAGCAAGGGCATCCTGGTGCAGTCCATGCTGGCGGCGGGCGTGCCGCCGGACGTGGCGCGCAAGGTGGCGCGCGTGACGCAGCGGGACCTGCGCGGCAGCGAGGACCGCGTGGTGCGCCGCGCCGCCATCCGCGAGAAGGTCGAGGCGCTGCTGCGTGACGAGGTCGGCCCGGACGTCAGCGCCCGCTACCGCCTGCTGCGGGTCATCCGCAGGCCGCCGCGCCCCGTGATCGTGCTGCTGGGCGGCGTGAGCGGCACCGGCAAGAGCTTCCTGGCGGCCGAGATCGCGTACCGGCTGGGCATCACCCGCGTTGTCAGTACCGATTCCATCCGGGAGGTTATGCGGGCCATGGTCTCCCCCGCCCTGATTCCCACGCTGCACGCCAGCACCTTCAGCGCCTGGGAGGCCCTGCTGCCGCCCGGCGCGCCCCGCCCCGAGCACCCCAGTCGCGAGACGCTGATCGCCGGGTTCCGCGATCAGGTGCAGCAGGTCAGCGTGGGCCTGAGCGCCGTCGTGGAGCGCAGCGTGCAGGAGGGCACCAGTCTGGTGCTGGAAGGCGTGCATCTGGTCCCCGGGTATCTGCAGGCCGGGTCGTTCAGCGGGGCGCTGGTCGTGCCGATGCTGGTCACGCTGCCCGACGCCGAGGAGCACCAGCGGCACTTCGAGAGCCGCAACGACGAGACCGGGGCCAGCCGCCCCCTGCACCGCTACATGCGCTACTTCCATGAGATCCGGGCCATGCAGGACGAACTGGAAACACTGGCCGCCGCGTACGACGTGCCGCTACTGGACGGCCTGACTCTCGACGAGAGCGCCGAGCAGGCCGTGGACGTGGTGCTGCGCCGCGTGATGATCGCCCTGACGCCCGCCGAGCGCCGCAACCTGCTGGGCGAGGACGCCGAGGACACCTACCTGGAAAGCCGCGAGCCGACCTGA
- a CDS encoding TetR/AcrR family transcriptional regulator produces MDSTSLRERQKERRRARIYTVAIDLFKRGGFQTTTATDIAKASNVSRGTFFNYYPYKEAVLLDYGSEVMNRLRDHAETRLHDGAAPLTVLYEVWDRLADENTRERDLFPPLAYEVMNPNPERARTAYQALPLSKVIELILRPMHQAGMMRTDLSLQRISNLIADTYLMVALRWSAYGTERPLQEEMRLALSLLLEGAVKRDPPRH; encoded by the coding sequence ATGGATTCAACCTCGCTGCGCGAACGCCAGAAGGAGCGCCGCCGCGCCCGCATCTATACCGTCGCCATTGACCTGTTCAAGCGGGGTGGCTTCCAGACCACGACCGCCACCGATATCGCCAAGGCCAGCAACGTGTCGCGCGGCACCTTCTTCAACTACTACCCGTACAAGGAAGCGGTGCTGCTGGACTACGGCAGCGAGGTCATGAACCGCCTGCGCGACCACGCCGAGACCCGCCTGCACGACGGCGCGGCCCCGCTGACGGTGCTGTACGAGGTCTGGGACCGGCTGGCCGACGAGAACACCCGCGAACGCGACCTGTTCCCCCCGCTGGCGTACGAGGTCATGAACCCCAACCCGGAACGCGCCCGCACGGCATACCAGGCGCTGCCGCTGAGCAAGGTGATCGAGCTGATCCTGCGGCCCATGCACCAGGCGGGCATGATGCGCACCGACCTGAGCCTGCAACGCATCAGCAACCTGATCGCCGACACGTACCTGATGGTCGCGCTGCGCTGGAGCGCCTACGGCACCGAGCGGCCCCTGCAGGAAGAGATGCGACTGGCCCTGAGCCTGCTGCTGGAAGGGGCCGTCAAACGCGACCCGCCCCGCCACTGA
- the ppgK gene encoding polyphosphate--glucose phosphotransferase, whose translation MSVILGIDIGGSGIKGAPVDTRTGKLAGERWRIPTPEGAAPDDVKKVVAELVAHFGLEGPVGVTFPGIVQRGHTLSAANVHPDWVGLDADALFSEATGHEVHLINDADAAGLAEARFGAGKGVQGTVMVLTFGTGIGSALIHDGVLVPNTELGHLWLRDKHAESWASDRARELDDLNWKQWSKRASTYLQHLELLFSPDLFIIGGGISKKADKWQEHLKVERSRVVPATLLNEAGIIGAAMMAARHAEPAAGTPISREPAPEGPPTPRKTSTRKAPTRKKA comes from the coding sequence ATGAGCGTGATCCTCGGCATCGACATCGGCGGCAGCGGCATCAAGGGCGCGCCAGTGGACACCCGCACCGGCAAGCTGGCCGGCGAACGCTGGCGCATCCCCACCCCCGAGGGAGCCGCGCCGGACGACGTGAAGAAGGTCGTGGCGGAACTCGTCGCGCACTTCGGGCTGGAAGGCCCGGTCGGCGTGACCTTCCCCGGCATCGTGCAGCGCGGCCACACCCTGTCCGCCGCGAACGTCCACCCGGACTGGGTGGGCCTGGACGCCGACGCCCTGTTCAGCGAGGCGACCGGCCACGAGGTGCACCTGATCAACGACGCCGACGCCGCCGGACTGGCCGAGGCGCGCTTCGGGGCCGGCAAGGGCGTGCAGGGCACCGTGATGGTCCTGACCTTCGGCACCGGCATCGGCAGCGCCCTGATTCACGACGGCGTGCTGGTGCCCAACACGGAACTCGGGCACCTGTGGCTGCGCGACAAGCACGCCGAAAGCTGGGCGTCCGACCGCGCCCGCGAACTGGACGACCTGAACTGGAAACAGTGGAGTAAACGCGCGAGTACCTACCTGCAACACCTGGAACTGCTGTTCAGCCCGGACCTGTTCATCATCGGCGGCGGCATCAGCAAGAAAGCCGACAAGTGGCAGGAACACCTGAAGGTCGAGCGCAGCCGCGTCGTGCCCGCCACTCTGCTGAACGAGGCCGGGATCATCGGGGCCGCCATGATGGCCGCCCGCCACGCGGAACCGGCCGCGGGAACTCCCATCTCACGGGAACCGGCCCCTGAAGGCCCGCCCACCCCCCGCAAGACCTCGACCCGCAAGGCCCCCACCCGCAAGAAAGCCTGA
- a CDS encoding sporulation protein: protein MGFLKKMMAAIGVGGAKVDARVNNPSLRAGDTLTGVLAVQGGSVEQRIERINLGLATRYRHDDTHVTHQLTRAQVVPAFDLRAGETREFPFSLPVPLDTPLSLPGTQVWLATDADIAGAADPGDQDHLQILPSREAETLIMAAQRLGFSLSGSEIEHHHGRIAQELAFRPPHGQYRVAEVEMMLFHTGGGLDVILEVDRRATGVASLFTSEFEQRGRWNLGAHTLAQGPDAVARELEARIRALL, encoded by the coding sequence ATGGGATTCCTGAAGAAGATGATGGCCGCCATCGGTGTGGGCGGCGCGAAGGTCGACGCCCGCGTGAATAACCCCAGCCTGCGGGCCGGTGACACCCTGACCGGCGTGCTGGCCGTGCAGGGCGGCAGCGTCGAGCAGCGCATCGAACGCATCAACCTGGGGCTCGCCACCCGCTACCGGCACGACGACACCCACGTCACGCACCAGCTGACCCGGGCGCAGGTCGTGCCGGCCTTCGACCTGCGGGCCGGCGAGACCCGCGAGTTCCCGTTCAGCCTGCCTGTCCCGCTCGACACGCCGCTGTCGCTGCCCGGCACGCAGGTGTGGCTCGCCACGGACGCCGACATTGCCGGCGCGGCCGACCCGGGCGATCAGGACCACCTGCAGATCCTGCCCAGCCGCGAGGCGGAAACGCTGATCATGGCCGCGCAGCGCCTGGGCTTCAGCCTGAGCGGCAGCGAGATCGAACACCACCACGGCCGCATTGCGCAGGAACTCGCCTTCCGACCCCCGCACGGCCAGTACCGCGTGGCCGAGGTCGAGATGATGCTGTTCCACACGGGCGGCGGCCTGGACGTGATCCTGGAAGTGGACCGCCGCGCGACCGGCGTGGCCAGCCTGTTCACCAGCGAGTTCGAGCAGCGCGGCCGCTGGAACCTGGGCGCACATACGCTGGCGCAGGGACCGGACGCCGTGGCCCGCGAACTCGAGGCCCGCATCCGCGCCCTGCTGTGA
- a CDS encoding amidohydrolase family protein, which produces MTDHADPLAPRLLTCDVLFTGMGGAQSPGGVVVVGGTVAATGDPAALRASYPHAREEAVGGVIAPPPVNAHTHLDMSHYEFTALPYFRWIPEVVVPQREKRSVEAALHGADTLRRLGAGGVGDIVYMHAPEVTDALLAREDLRGVLYYEALGTFPDKADDIFRTIRERLERWRRLERPGGPRVGLSPHTPHTVSHRLMRLLCDYAAGEGLPLQIHVAEHPAEHDLYTCGGGPIWDNRLAPFYPETFAEVIGRAPEPELTPVRYLDELGVLNAKPTLIHMVNVTPDDIARVARAGSAVVTCPRSNHHLECGVFPWAAFAAAGIEVALGTDSVASGGSLDVREEVAFAQTLYPTLDPRVIVRAAVKGGHRVLGSRAPFIRRGEAWNEAYLWR; this is translated from the coding sequence ATGACCGACCACGCCGACCCGCTCGCTCCCCGCCTGCTCACCTGCGACGTGCTGTTCACCGGCATGGGGGGCGCGCAGTCGCCGGGCGGTGTGGTCGTGGTGGGCGGCACGGTCGCCGCGACGGGTGATCCGGCCGCGCTGCGCGCCTCGTACCCGCACGCGCGCGAGGAAGCGGTGGGCGGCGTGATCGCGCCGCCGCCCGTGAACGCCCACACGCACCTGGACATGAGCCACTACGAGTTTACGGCCCTGCCGTACTTCCGCTGGATTCCGGAGGTGGTCGTCCCGCAGCGCGAGAAACGCAGCGTGGAGGCCGCCCTGCACGGCGCGGACACCCTGCGCCGCCTGGGTGCGGGCGGCGTGGGGGACATCGTGTACATGCACGCCCCGGAGGTCACGGACGCCCTGCTGGCCCGTGAGGACCTGCGCGGCGTCCTGTACTACGAGGCGCTGGGCACCTTCCCCGACAAGGCGGACGACATCTTCCGCACCATCCGCGAGCGCCTTGAACGCTGGCGCCGTCTGGAACGCCCCGGCGGGCCGCGCGTGGGCCTGTCCCCGCACACGCCGCACACCGTCAGCCACCGCCTGATGCGCCTGCTGTGCGACTACGCTGCTGGCGAGGGCCTGCCCCTGCAGATCCACGTGGCCGAACACCCCGCCGAGCACGACCTGTACACGTGCGGCGGCGGCCCCATCTGGGACAACCGGCTGGCGCCTTTCTACCCCGAGACCTTCGCGGAGGTGATCGGCCGCGCGCCGGAACCGGAGCTGACGCCTGTGCGCTACCTCGACGAACTGGGCGTACTGAACGCGAAACCCACCCTGATCCACATGGTGAACGTCACCCCGGACGACATCGCCCGCGTGGCCCGCGCGGGCAGCGCCGTCGTGACGTGCCCGCGCAGCAACCACCACCTGGAGTGCGGCGTGTTCCCGTGGGCGGCCTTCGCGGCGGCCGGCATAGAGGTCGCGCTGGGCACCGATTCCGTCGCCAGTGGCGGCTCGCTGGACGTGCGCGAGGAGGTTGCCTTCGCGCAGACGCTGTACCCCACCCTGGACCCGCGCGTGATCGTGCGCGCCGCCGTGAAAGGCGGGCACCGCGTGCTGGGCAGCCGCGCGCCGTTCATCCGCCGGGGCGAGGCCTGGAACGAGGCGTACCTCTGGCGCTGA
- a CDS encoding ISAs1 family transposase has translation MRPPISPLPFLTQIPDWRAPTRIHYPWEALWTVILTGLLAGPPNILALTQWLAGHREVLAQHLDLDRLPQQAMIYRFFWSLDQHLPELQGVLLDWVKAQHPTAHDRLVILAGDGKVLKGSAREGRTALSFLSVFFHELALTVAQVDQAGRHEAKGMQDLLPILTTLFGNGWLVTLDAAYTERELTTRIDEAGGAYLVPLKNNTRSLKEWAKFAFTYPAHDHFVDVERRSGEIWERRTSVITGAQVPEEIKEGLCGVQTLIRREHQVTRRDGIQRVEVRYAVSSRLLTAQEAERIWRGHWGIENRSHHCRDVVLHEDACRLRKGAQGRAMLNGVMVALLSGKTRQITALVRRLTIDPLLALQLLIPELASR, from the coding sequence GTGAGACCACCCATCAGCCCGCTCCCATTTCTAACTCAAATTCCAGACTGGCGTGCCCCTACCCGCATCCATTACCCATGGGAAGCCCTCTGGACCGTCATTCTCACTGGCCTCCTCGCCGGACCACCCAACATCCTCGCCCTCACCCAGTGGCTCGCCGGACACCGCGAGGTGCTGGCACAGCACCTCGACCTCGACCGCCTCCCCCAGCAGGCCATGATCTACCGCTTCTTCTGGTCGCTGGACCAACATCTTCCTGAACTGCAAGGCGTCCTGCTGGACTGGGTGAAGGCTCAACATCCCACGGCGCATGACCGCTTGGTCATCCTCGCTGGTGACGGCAAAGTCCTGAAAGGGAGTGCACGAGAGGGCCGCACGGCCCTCTCGTTCCTGTCGGTCTTCTTCCATGAGCTGGCGCTGACCGTCGCGCAGGTCGATCAGGCCGGACGTCATGAAGCCAAAGGGATGCAGGATCTGCTTCCCATCCTCACGACGCTCTTCGGGAACGGGTGGCTCGTGACGTTGGACGCCGCCTACACCGAGCGGGAACTCACGACTCGAATCGACGAGGCAGGCGGAGCCTACCTCGTCCCACTCAAAAACAACACCCGCTCGCTCAAGGAATGGGCGAAGTTTGCGTTCACATACCCGGCGCACGATCACTTCGTGGACGTTGAGAGACGCAGTGGGGAAATCTGGGAGCGGCGCACGTCGGTGATCACCGGCGCACAGGTCCCCGAGGAGATCAAGGAAGGGCTGTGTGGCGTGCAGACGTTGATCCGGCGAGAGCACCAGGTCACGCGCCGCGATGGCATACAACGGGTTGAGGTGCGGTATGCCGTCAGCAGCCGGCTGCTGACGGCTCAGGAAGCGGAGCGCATCTGGCGCGGTCACTGGGGCATAGAGAATCGAAGCCACCATTGCCGGGATGTCGTGCTGCACGAGGATGCGTGTCGGTTGCGCAAAGGAGCACAGGGACGGGCGATGCTCAATGGCGTGATGGTTGCTCTGCTCAGTGGAAAAACTCGTCAGATCACAGCACTGGTGCGCCGCCTGACCATTGATCCGTTGCTCGCTCTTCAACTCCTGATTCCTGAACTCGCGTCAAGATAA
- a CDS encoding transposase — MPTKELPLHQSTVTDLFTIIYVYVDDYLKAAARSGLFTLPDEPNQKASYAELMTIALVGELLHQPSAQQWFAQVRATYTFLFPSLPDRSRYLRIQLNLERIYADLALRLPHFDDDTVYVIDSKPLVYCVGARHKRPRSMTTATSGRGGHGGYGRTGFFYGFKLHAVIDDHGMLVRFAIVPGREGDPPVARALLDPQEAALVLGDRGYQGCGVYAQPKKNFKKPRHWWGAMRWVRKTIETVFSRLDRSFHLMLPQLNSERSIRAHVCRKIAAHNLGLYFGGC, encoded by the coding sequence ATGCCTACCAAAGAACTTCCGCTGCACCAGTCTACGGTGACGGACCTCTTCACGATTATCTACGTCTACGTCGACGATTACCTCAAGGCCGCTGCCCGCAGCGGCCTGTTCACCTTACCCGACGAACCCAACCAGAAGGCCAGTTACGCCGAGCTCATGACCATCGCACTCGTCGGTGAGCTCCTCCACCAGCCCTCGGCACAGCAGTGGTTCGCTCAGGTACGCGCCACCTACACCTTCCTCTTCCCCTCCTTACCCGATCGCTCCCGGTATCTCCGCATCCAACTGAACCTCGAACGGATCTATGCCGACCTCGCGCTCCGATTGCCCCACTTCGATGACGACACCGTCTATGTCATCGACAGCAAACCGCTCGTGTACTGCGTTGGAGCCCGACACAAACGGCCCAGGAGCATGACCACCGCGACGAGTGGCCGGGGTGGACACGGTGGATATGGCAGAACCGGGTTCTTCTACGGGTTCAAGCTGCATGCCGTGATCGACGATCACGGCATGCTCGTGCGCTTTGCCATTGTTCCTGGGAGAGAGGGAGACCCACCCGTGGCACGGGCACTCTTGGATCCCCAGGAAGCGGCGTTGGTCCTAGGCGATCGAGGGTATCAGGGCTGTGGTGTATATGCCCAGCCGAAGAAAAACTTCAAGAAGCCACGCCACTGGTGGGGGGCGATGCGGTGGGTGAGGAAAACGATCGAGACTGTTTTTTCACGTCTGGATCGTTCTTTTCACCTGATGTTGCCACAGTTGAATTCGGAGAGATCCATCCGGGCTCACGTGTGTCGCAAGATCGCGGCCCACAACCTGGGCCTCTACTTCGGAGGCTGCTGA
- the secA gene encoding preprotein translocase subunit SecA, whose product MFRVLNKLFDNNQRDVAQIVKTVVQPVNALEEETMKVEDLAAAFMDLRRRVQEGGETLDDVVVPAFALIREAGRRSIGKRHYDVQLIGGYALHRGRIAEMRTGEGKTLVATLALALNALEGRGAHLVTSNDYLARVGMEEMSLLYRTLGLTVGLASRELQPAQKQAAYACDITYVTNSELGFDYLRDNMAQSREALALRAEHPLNFAIVDEVDSILIDEARTPLIISGQAEKATDLYYVYAKLIRRLQKGEPAEPGVRTEPTGDYTIDEKSKQVHLTEGGISKIERLLSLGDLYSPENMDKAHMITQAIRARELYQREKDYIVNAEGEVIIVDEFTGRSMPGRRYGEGLHQAIEAKEGVKIENENQTLATITYQNFFRLYNKFSGMTGTAKTEEKEFLDIYGSDVLVIPTNKSILRKDSEDLVYRTRLGKYNAVVQEVVELHATGRPVLIGTASIVTSEQLSGLLTQAGVKHSVLNAKFEAQEASIIAQAGRSGTVTIATNMAGRGTDIMLGGNAEFILGEAIEQNFGISRFTPEAEGFIKAVSRQDENAVQAGMLIPGMTEEFARQALQVQADILADRQKVKDIGGLHIIGTERHESRRIDNQLRGRAGRQGDPGSSRFYVSFEDDLMRLFANDRVIAMMDRLGMDDSQPIEAKMVTGAIEKAQARVEDRNFSTRKQLLEFDNVMSKQRDTIYAQRREVLLGPDSDVEESTEGMIADYVDMQLATHLPAEASHDQWDTEALKAAVLDTTPQLESFDFEGLRAMSPADAQDTLLKAVADAYDARRDELGNTMLISLARYVLLQTVDQHWKEHLHNMDVLRQGIGLRGYGQRDPFTEYKFEATNMFNEMVDNLKTDVTKFVFRMQFGQTG is encoded by the coding sequence ATGTTCCGTGTCCTGAACAAATTATTCGATAACAACCAGCGCGACGTGGCGCAGATCGTGAAGACGGTCGTGCAACCCGTGAACGCCCTGGAAGAAGAAACCATGAAAGTGGAAGATCTCGCCGCAGCCTTCATGGACCTGCGCCGCCGCGTTCAGGAGGGCGGCGAGACCCTCGATGACGTGGTCGTCCCGGCCTTCGCGCTGATCCGCGAGGCGGGCCGCCGCTCCATCGGCAAACGCCACTACGACGTGCAGCTGATCGGCGGGTACGCCCTGCACCGGGGCCGCATCGCGGAGATGCGCACCGGCGAAGGCAAGACCCTGGTCGCCACCCTGGCCCTCGCCCTGAACGCGCTGGAAGGACGCGGCGCGCACCTCGTGACCTCCAACGATTACCTCGCGCGGGTCGGCATGGAAGAAATGAGCCTGCTGTACCGCACGCTGGGCCTGACTGTCGGCCTCGCCAGCCGTGAACTGCAACCCGCTCAGAAGCAGGCCGCGTACGCCTGCGACATCACGTACGTCACGAACAGCGAACTGGGCTTCGATTACCTGCGCGACAACATGGCCCAGAGCCGCGAGGCCCTCGCCCTGCGCGCCGAGCACCCCCTGAACTTTGCCATCGTGGACGAGGTGGACTCCATCCTGATCGACGAGGCCCGCACGCCCCTGATCATCAGCGGGCAGGCCGAGAAGGCCACGGACCTGTACTACGTGTACGCCAAACTGATCCGCCGCCTGCAGAAAGGTGAACCCGCCGAACCCGGCGTGCGCACCGAACCGACCGGCGACTACACCATTGACGAGAAGAGCAAACAGGTGCACCTGACCGAGGGCGGCATCAGCAAGATCGAGCGCCTGTTGAGCCTCGGGGACCTGTACAGCCCCGAGAACATGGACAAGGCCCACATGATCACCCAGGCCATCCGCGCCCGCGAACTGTACCAGCGCGAGAAGGACTACATCGTGAACGCCGAGGGCGAGGTCATCATCGTCGACGAGTTCACGGGCCGCTCCATGCCCGGCCGCCGCTACGGCGAGGGCCTACACCAGGCCATCGAAGCGAAAGAAGGCGTGAAGATCGAGAACGAGAACCAGACGCTCGCGACCATCACGTACCAGAACTTCTTCCGCCTGTACAACAAATTCTCAGGCATGACCGGCACCGCCAAGACCGAGGAGAAGGAATTCCTCGACATCTACGGTAGCGACGTGCTGGTCATCCCCACCAACAAATCCATCCTGCGTAAGGACTCCGAGGACCTCGTGTACCGCACCCGCCTGGGCAAGTACAACGCCGTCGTGCAGGAAGTCGTGGAACTCCACGCGACCGGCCGCCCCGTCCTGATCGGCACGGCCAGCATCGTCACCAGCGAACAGCTCAGCGGCCTCCTCACGCAGGCCGGCGTGAAACACAGCGTCCTGAACGCCAAGTTCGAGGCGCAGGAAGCCAGCATCATTGCGCAGGCCGGCCGCTCGGGCACCGTGACCATCGCCACCAACATGGCCGGGCGCGGCACCGACATCATGCTCGGTGGGAACGCCGAATTCATCCTGGGTGAAGCCATCGAGCAGAACTTCGGCATCAGCCGCTTCACCCCCGAAGCCGAAGGGTTCATCAAGGCCGTCAGCCGCCAGGACGAGAACGCCGTGCAGGCCGGCATGCTGATCCCCGGCATGACCGAGGAGTTCGCCCGGCAGGCCCTGCAGGTGCAGGCCGACATTCTCGCCGACCGCCAGAAGGTCAAGGACATCGGCGGACTGCACATCATCGGCACGGAACGCCACGAGAGCCGCCGCATCGACAACCAGCTGCGCGGCCGCGCCGGACGTCAGGGCGACCCGGGCAGCAGCCGCTTCTACGTGTCGTTCGAGGACGACCTGATGCGCCTGTTCGCCAACGACCGCGTGATCGCCATGATGGACCGCCTCGGCATGGACGACAGCCAGCCCATCGAGGCGAAAATGGTCACCGGTGCCATCGAGAAAGCGCAGGCGCGCGTCGAGGACCGCAACTTCAGCACCCGCAAGCAACTGCTGGAATTCGACAACGTCATGAGCAAACAGCGCGACACCATCTACGCCCAGCGCCGCGAAGTGCTGCTCGGGCCAGACAGCGACGTCGAGGAAAGCACCGAGGGCATGATCGCCGACTACGTCGACATGCAGCTCGCCACGCACCTGCCCGCCGAGGCCAGCCACGACCAGTGGGACACCGAAGCCCTGAAAGCCGCCGTGCTGGATACCACCCCGCAACTCGAATCCTTCGACTTCGAGGGACTGCGCGCCATGAGCCCCGCCGACGCGCAGGACACGCTGCTCAAAGCCGTGGCCGACGCCTACGACGCCCGCCGCGACGAACTGGGCAACACCATGCTGATCAGCCTCGCCCGTTACGTGCTGCTCCAGACGGTCGACCAGCACTGGAAAGAGCACCTGCACAACATGGACGTCCTGCGCCAGGGCATCGGCCTGCGCGGCTACGGCCAGCGCGACCCGTTCACCGAGTACAAGTTCGAGGCGACGAACATGTTCAACGAAATGGTCGACAACCTGAAAACGGACGTCACCAAGTTCGTGTTCAGAATGCAGTTCGGACAGACTGGGTAA